A DNA window from Capnocytophaga sp. ARDL2 contains the following coding sequences:
- a CDS encoding gamma carbonic anhydrase family protein, with protein MPLIKEINGKSPIIPNNCFVAENATIVGDVTMGTECSIWYNAVLRGDVHSIEMGNRVNVQDNAVVHCTYKKHPTKIGNNVSIGHNAIVHGCTIHDNVLVGMGAIVMDNVVVHSNVIIAAGAVVTQNMKLLPNGIYAGIPAKRVKELNASDFAGEIERISNNYVLYASWQ; from the coding sequence ATGCCACTGATAAAAGAAATAAACGGAAAAAGCCCTATAATTCCCAACAATTGTTTCGTTGCCGAAAACGCAACGATTGTTGGTGATGTAACTATGGGAACTGAATGTAGTATTTGGTACAACGCTGTGTTGCGTGGAGATGTACACTCTATCGAAATGGGAAATAGAGTAAATGTGCAAGACAATGCCGTGGTACATTGCACCTACAAAAAACACCCAACAAAAATCGGAAACAATGTATCGATTGGTCATAATGCCATTGTACACGGATGCACTATTCACGACAATGTATTGGTAGGAATGGGAGCTATTGTGATGGACAATGTGGTGGTACATAGCAATGTGATCATTGCAGCTGGTGCGGTGGTAACTCAAAATATGAAATTGTTACCTAATGGTATTTATGCGGGTATCCCTGCAAAAAGAGTTAAAGAACTCAACGCATCGGATTTTGCAGGCGAAATCGAACGCATCAGCAATAATTATGTTTTATACGCAAGTTGGCAGTAG
- a CDS encoding sensor histidine kinase, translating to MNKYRYQSLVLLMSISFLGIILVQAFWIKTSYVNKEKQFQYTISQVLNNLSKKSQAKEKYDFYKNIEAYKKATGKTPNKTDIKEIFYIERDLITNDQIIYSNKISLENYEINQPFIDNNRSSKVSNYSSHSRTEVYKEDQKLDQGTTISSRKIPDEVIEKETDLDIGLELAYYDVVGVYPIEKRINTHDLNEALQIELKQQGIETPYEFAIFSNGLSTSIASKNYAYNEKNTYSVLLFPDMDNFSKHKLFVSFPNKSTYLYADLLPFVLISMLFIAVIMVAYYSAISQLNNLRQVSEIKNDFINNMTHEFKTPIATINLALDAIKNPKIITDQEKILKYAAMIKEENKRMHAQIENILRMSKLERKELDIPKEKMEIHELIEDAMARVALQIEDRNGDLSFEFNASRDTVLVNPTHFTNVITNVLDNAIKYSPDELKIEMSTENIKDFILIKIKDYGQGISKQAQKRIFEKFYRENTGDLHNVKGHGLGLSYLKQIIEDHNGQVFVESEKGKGTTFFIKLPLIN from the coding sequence TAAATATAGATATCAATCACTGGTACTACTGATGAGTATTTCCTTTTTAGGAATCATTTTAGTACAGGCTTTTTGGATTAAAACTTCGTATGTAAACAAGGAAAAACAGTTTCAATATACGATTAGTCAAGTGCTAAACAACCTATCCAAAAAGTCGCAAGCAAAGGAAAAATACGATTTTTACAAAAACATCGAAGCCTATAAAAAAGCGACAGGAAAAACTCCAAACAAAACCGATATAAAGGAGATTTTTTACATCGAACGAGATTTGATAACCAATGACCAAATAATTTATTCAAACAAAATTTCGCTCGAAAACTACGAAATTAACCAGCCGTTCATAGACAACAACCGCTCGAGTAAAGTAAGCAATTACAGTTCGCATAGTCGTACTGAGGTGTATAAAGAAGACCAAAAACTCGATCAAGGAACAACAATTTCCTCGAGAAAAATTCCCGATGAAGTCATAGAAAAAGAAACCGATTTAGATATCGGATTGGAATTGGCGTATTATGATGTCGTAGGCGTTTATCCTATCGAAAAGCGTATCAATACACACGATTTAAACGAGGCATTGCAAATAGAATTGAAACAACAAGGAATTGAAACACCATACGAATTTGCTATTTTTAGCAATGGACTTTCTACCTCTATCGCCTCTAAAAATTATGCTTATAACGAAAAAAACACCTATTCGGTATTGCTATTTCCCGATATGGACAATTTTTCAAAACATAAATTGTTTGTAAGTTTTCCAAACAAATCTACCTATTTATATGCAGATTTGTTGCCTTTTGTCTTGATATCGATGTTGTTTATCGCTGTGATTATGGTTGCTTATTATTCAGCAATTTCACAACTCAACAATTTGCGTCAGGTTTCTGAAATAAAAAACGATTTCATCAACAATATGACGCACGAATTCAAAACACCAATTGCTACAATCAACTTGGCATTGGATGCAATAAAAAATCCGAAAATCATCACCGATCAAGAAAAAATTCTAAAATATGCGGCAATGATCAAGGAAGAAAACAAACGCATGCACGCACAGATTGAAAACATTTTGCGTATGTCTAAACTCGAGCGAAAAGAATTGGACATTCCGAAAGAAAAGATGGAAATTCACGAGTTGATCGAAGATGCTATGGCGAGAGTTGCCCTGCAAATCGAAGACAGAAACGGAGATTTGTCCTTTGAGTTTAATGCAAGTAGAGATACCGTTTTGGTAAATCCAACACATTTTACCAATGTTATAACAAATGTGTTAGACAACGCCATAAAATATTCACCGGACGAATTGAAAATCGAAATGAGTACGGAAAACATCAAAGATTTTATTTTAATAAAAATAAAAGATTACGGACAAGGTATTTCAAAACAAGCACAAAAGCGAATATTTGAAAAATTCTATCGCGAAAACACAGGAGATTTGCACAATGTAAAAGGACACGGATTGGGATTGTCCTATTTAAAACAAATCATCGAAGACCACAATGGTCAGGTATTTGTAGAAAGTGAAAAAGGCAAAGGAACCACATTTTTTATCAAATTGCCATTGATAAATTAA
- a CDS encoding response regulator transcription factor, which yields MEEITKKKILLVEDDPNFGAILRDYLLMGDFDVVLAKNGMEGFEKFRKENFDLCILDVMMPYKDGFTLAKEIREKNKQVPIIFLTAKNMREDVLKGYKVGADDYLNKPFDSEVLMLKVKAIIQRKHFENNNESTKFEFQIGKFHLNSKLRFLTIEGEEPIKLSPKENELLKMLILHENDLMPRELALTKIWRDDNYFTSRSMDVYIAKLRKYLKLDPNVEILNVHGEGFRLVVKEK from the coding sequence ATGGAAGAGATAACAAAAAAGAAAATTTTATTAGTAGAAGACGATCCAAATTTTGGAGCTATTTTGAGAGACTACCTTTTAATGGGTGATTTTGATGTCGTATTGGCAAAAAACGGAATGGAAGGTTTTGAGAAATTTAGAAAAGAAAATTTCGACCTTTGTATTCTTGATGTAATGATGCCTTACAAAGACGGATTTACATTAGCAAAAGAAATACGCGAAAAAAACAAGCAAGTGCCTATTATTTTCCTTACGGCAAAAAACATGAGAGAAGATGTGTTGAAAGGGTATAAAGTAGGTGCTGACGACTACCTAAACAAACCGTTTGATTCGGAAGTATTGATGCTAAAGGTAAAAGCGATTATCCAAAGAAAGCATTTTGAAAACAACAACGAATCAACAAAATTTGAATTCCAAATTGGTAAATTCCATTTGAATTCCAAATTGAGATTCTTGACAATCGAAGGTGAAGAACCTATCAAATTATCACCAAAAGAAAACGAGTTGTTGAAAATGTTGATTCTTCACGAAAATGATTTGATGCCGAGAGAATTGGCATTGACAAAAATCTGGAGAGATGACAACTATTTTACTTCTCGTAGTATGGATGTTTACATCGCAAAATTGAGAAAATATCTAAAACTTGATCCGAATGTAGAAATCTTGAATGTACACGGAGAAGGATTTAGATTGGTAGTGAAAGAAAAATAA
- a CDS encoding peptidylprolyl isomerase: MIKKWLYLGIGLSFFQLTTAQNSNDKTPFLTINDSIYYKQDFERLYTKNLDMVADVHQKDVNKYFDLYVLYKLKLQEAYRLGLHEKESYKDEVSIFQEQLKEKFFINEKVLHDLVKEAVERDKYEVRASHILIKSPQENQKAYNKALEIREKIINGMDFSEAVLAYSEDPSAQKNKGDLGYFSVLKMVYPFESAAYNTPVGEVSLPIRSEFGYHLVYVTDKKRKPQVREISHIFVKKSEDNSFENAQTKAYTLYNQLQLGADFAELASTDSDDWAGRQQRGYFGRFVEKNFNIPHVGETVYDLQEQEFSQPIKSDFGYHLFKVEKIHPYISDDEAFFIMERKVKNDQRAKVLEDDLVEFLTKEYHFKPSFQEVKSKINLAFLQQPSYKPLKGKIYQNNAFTIENGKWSQTNEQMLKWVYDNKYSFDMYDEDDTIAQKAIEAYTLHVLKEYHEKQLPLKHPEYVYVLNEYKEGILLFDLMQSEVWEKARNNEQALLEIYEKEKKSFKPNKIYKGEIYKFNNKKSASKFLKTNRFSEKDISIYKGTFGINHQKLPNQLTIDDIQKGIISKNGNYYVFQNETTWETFPPFEELKSKIQEEYAIQFEKEYLENLKQKAKIQYSTEERTLLDEKYSKYKNN, from the coding sequence ATGATAAAAAAATGGTTATATTTAGGAATAGGTCTTTCGTTTTTTCAGCTGACAACAGCTCAAAATTCGAATGATAAAACTCCGTTCCTTACAATCAATGATTCAATCTATTACAAGCAAGATTTTGAACGATTATATACCAAAAACCTCGATATGGTGGCAGATGTCCATCAAAAAGATGTAAACAAATACTTTGATTTGTATGTGCTTTACAAACTAAAATTGCAAGAGGCTTATCGTTTGGGATTGCATGAAAAAGAATCGTACAAAGACGAGGTAAGTATCTTTCAAGAACAGTTGAAAGAAAAGTTTTTTATCAATGAAAAGGTATTGCACGACTTAGTAAAAGAGGCGGTAGAACGAGACAAATACGAAGTAAGAGCCTCGCATATCTTGATAAAATCACCCCAAGAAAATCAAAAAGCCTACAACAAAGCGTTGGAAATCAGAGAAAAAATCATCAACGGCATGGATTTTTCAGAGGCAGTTCTTGCTTATTCCGAAGACCCTTCGGCTCAAAAAAACAAAGGCGATTTGGGGTATTTCAGTGTTTTGAAAATGGTATACCCGTTTGAAAGTGCGGCTTACAACACGCCGGTTGGCGAAGTTTCACTACCTATTCGTTCGGAATTTGGGTATCATTTGGTGTATGTTACCGACAAAAAACGCAAACCTCAAGTAAGAGAAATTTCGCACATTTTTGTCAAAAAATCAGAAGATAATTCATTTGAAAATGCCCAAACAAAAGCCTATACTTTGTACAATCAACTGCAATTGGGAGCAGATTTTGCAGAATTGGCATCCACAGATAGCGACGATTGGGCTGGAAGACAGCAAAGAGGATATTTTGGGCGATTTGTGGAGAAAAATTTCAATATTCCACATGTAGGCGAAACGGTGTATGACTTGCAAGAACAAGAATTTTCTCAACCGATAAAAAGCGATTTTGGATACCATCTTTTTAAAGTAGAAAAAATTCATCCGTATATCAGCGATGATGAAGCCTTTTTTATCATGGAAAGAAAGGTAAAAAATGACCAACGAGCAAAGGTTTTGGAAGATGATTTGGTAGAATTTCTCACAAAAGAATACCATTTCAAACCCAGTTTTCAAGAGGTAAAAAGCAAAATCAATTTAGCTTTTTTACAGCAACCTTCATACAAACCACTAAAAGGTAAAATCTATCAAAACAACGCCTTTACCATAGAAAACGGCAAATGGTCGCAAACCAACGAACAGATGCTAAAATGGGTGTACGACAATAAATATTCGTTTGATATGTATGACGAGGACGATACCATCGCCCAAAAAGCCATCGAAGCCTATACACTACATGTTTTGAAGGAATACCACGAAAAGCAATTACCTTTAAAACATCCAGAATATGTGTATGTTCTCAACGAATACAAAGAAGGGATTTTACTTTTTGATTTGATGCAAAGCGAAGTTTGGGAAAAAGCACGAAACAACGAACAAGCTCTTTTGGAAATATATGAAAAGGAGAAAAAATCTTTTAAACCCAATAAAATTTACAAAGGAGAAATTTACAAATTCAACAACAAAAAATCAGCTTCTAAATTTTTGAAAACAAATCGTTTCTCTGAAAAAGACATAAGTATTTACAAAGGAACATTTGGCATAAATCATCAAAAATTGCCTAATCAGCTGACAATAGATGACATTCAAAAAGGTATCATTTCTAAAAATGGAAACTATTATGTTTTTCAAAATGAAACCACTTGGGAAACTTTTCCGCCTTTTGAAGAATTGAAATCAAAAATCCAAGAGGAATATGCCATTCAATTTGAAAAAGAATATTTGGAAAATTTAAAACAAAAAGCTAAAATTCAATATTCAACAGAAGAACGAACGCTTTTGGATGAAAAATATTCAAAATATAAAAACAATTAA